TACCGGCTGGGACTTTTTGAAGACCCCTACCGCTATTGCCGTGATCCGGAGCGTGAGCGGCGGTTGTTGTTGGCCGCGGAGCATCGGCGTTTAGCCCGTGAAGTGGCTACAAAAGCCATCGTGCTGCTTAAGAATGAGGGCAACCTGCTGCCTTTGGCCGATACGCTACGTACGCTGGCCGTTATTGGCGCGCTGGCGACCGATTCAGCGAGTGTGCTGGGACCTTGGGCAGCAACGGGTCGGCCAGGCGAGGCCGTAACGATCCTTGAAGGCCTTCGGGCAGCTTTGCCCCAGACACGGGTACTCTATGCCCCGGGCTATCCTGAGGCGCCGCCAGGCGGTTTTCAGGAAATTGTTGCCACTGCTTTAAGCCCCGACACCAGTCGGTTTGCGGAAGCCGTGGCGGTAGCAGCGCAGGCCGATGTGGTCCTCTTAGTGCTCGGTGAGCACCGAGAGCTCAGCGGCGAGGCTGCCAGTCGGGCTTCGGTAGCGTTGCCTGGGGCTCAGGAAGCGCTGGCCCGACGCATCTTGGCGACAGGGAAGCCCGTGGTAGTGGTGCTCATGAACGGCCGGCCCTTGGCTATTCCTTATCTTGCCGAAGCTGCACCAGCCATTTTGGAAACCTGGTTTCTGGGCTCTGAGATGGGGAACGCTGTGGCAGATGTACTTTTGGGTCGGGCTAGCCCAGGTGGCCGCTTACCGGTATCGTTCCCACGGGCAACCGGTCAGGAACCCCTTTATTACAACCATAAACCAACGGGTCGACCGCCGCGTGCAGAAGAAAAGTACACCTCAAAGTACCTCGACGTGCACTGGAGCCCGCTGTATCCTTTCGGATACGGCCTGACCTATACCACGTTCGCCTATCGAAATTTGCGCCTGAGCTCTAGCCGCTTAGGTTTGCAGGATACGTTGCGCCTTACCGTGGAAGTGACCAACACGGGAACGCGGGCAGGAGAAGAGGTAGTGCAGCTCTACGTGCGCGACGAAGCCGCCTCGGTCACCCGTCCGGTGCGTGAGCTCAAAGGCTTTCAGCGCGTGGCACTTGCACCGGGAGAAACAAAGACCGTGACTTTCGAGCTGCCCGTCGAAGCCCTGCGTTTTTGGGGCTTGGAAAATCGATGGGTGGTGGAACCTGGATGGTTTACGCTGCAAGTGGGACCTTCGTCGGCAGAAGGCCTCGAAGCCCGATTTGAGGTCTTGGCCCAAAGTACAATTCGATCAAGGTGATGAAAAGATTTCCATGGGGATGGATTGGCGTCCTTTTGGTAGGGCTTGGGGGAATGGGTTGCAGGCTGGAGCATGACAGCCCGCAAGCTTCAGATGCGTTTTTAGATACGCTTCAGGCCCGTACGTTTGCGTTCTTTTGGGAAACCGCCCATCCGGAGACCGGACTGATTCCCGATCGCTGGCCGACGCCTTCGTTTTCAAGTATTGCCGCTGTCGGGTTCGGCCTGAGTGGTTATCTGGTAGGCGTAGAGCGCGGCTACATCACCCGCCAGCAAGCCGCCGAGCGCATCTATCGCACACTGCGCTTTTTATGGGAAGCACCCCAAGGTCCAGCTGCCTCCGGTACGGCTGGCTACAAGGGGTTTTTCTACCATTTTCTGGAGATGGATACCGGACACCGCTTCCGGGATGTCGAGCTTTCCTCGATCGATACCGCGTTGCTGATGGCCGGTGTGCTAGCTACGCAGGTTTACTTTGACGGCAGCGATACGCTGGAGGTGGCTATTCGGGCTTATGCCGACTCACTTTTTCAGCGCGTAGAGTGGGATTGGATGCAGCCGCGGGCACCGCTCATTGCCATGGGTTGGTATCCAGAACGCGGTTATCACACGCACGACTACACAGGCTACAGCGAGGCGATGCTGCTTTACGTGCTGGCGCTGGGCTCACCGACGTTTCCTGTAGCACCCCAAGCTTGGCAAGCCTGGACGCAGACCTACCAGTGGGGGACGTTTTATGGACAGACGTTTGTGCAATACAGCCCACTTTTTACGCATCAGTATAGCCATGTATGGATTGATTTTCGAGGTATTCAGGATGCCTACATGCGCCAAAAGGGCATCGATTACTTCGAGAACAGCCGTCGGGCTACGCTAGCCCAGCGTGCTTACGCCATAGATAACCCAGGCCGCTGGCAAGGCTACGGTCCCGACCTATGGGGGCTAACCGCCTGCGACGGCCCGATAGATACCACGCTGGTGCTTAGTGGGCAGGAACGCACGTTTCGAAGCTATGCAGCGCGTGGCGCCAGTTTGGTTTACGTTCTGGACGATGGGACTCTTGCCCCTACAGCTGTAGGAGGTTCACTGCCCTTTACGCCCGAGCTAGCGCTGGCCGCGCTGCAAACCATGAAGGCACGCTATGGCGAAGCGCTGTGGGGACAATACGGCTTTCTGGACGCGTTTAACCCGACGTTTCAGGTGACCGATGTGCCCCTTAAGCATGGACGGGTCATTCCTGGCTTAGGTTGGTTCGATACCGATTATCTGGGAATCGACCAAGGCCCTATCTTGCTTATGGCAGAAAATTACCGAAGTGAATTGCTCTGGCGCCTGATGCGTCAGAGCCCTTACGTTGTACAAGGCCTACAGCGGGCTGGGTTTACCGGTGGTTGGCTCGAAGAGATAACCCTGCCTGAACTGCGCGTGGTCATTCACAACCGACAGGAATAACAAGCTGCGCTATGGGCGATTGGCCCTATTCGCGTGCGGCATATTCCCAAGCGCCATTGGTGAGGGCGGTCGTCCTTTTTTGCCTAGCCGGAATAGCTGCTTGTCATGAACCGGAGCAGACCGTGCAGCTGACCTTTTGGGCTTTTGGCCGTGAAGGAGCACAGGTAGCTCCCCTGCTTGAATCCTTCGAAGCAGCGCATCCGGGCATCCAGGTCTCCCTCCAGCAAATCCCTTGGTCGGCAGCTTACGAAAAACTTGTCACGGCCTACGTTGGAGGACAACTGCCCGATGTGGCCCAGATAGGCAATAGCTGGCTGCCCCAGTTTGCAGCACTGCAGGCGTTGGTGGAGCTAACGCCGTGGGTTGTTCGGGATCGGCTGGATACAGCGGACTACTTTTCAGGCATCTGGGCAACCAACCGCTTACCCCAAGGGCTGTATGGTCTTCCTTGGTACGTAGACACGCGCGTCCTTTTTTATCGCACCGATTTACTGAAACAGGCTGGCTATGCCACCATGCCGCAAACCTGGGCTGGCTGGGAGCGCCTCTTGCACCGTTTGGTGGCACCTCCGGTCAATGCTCGCTTTGCGTTGGCATTGTTGCCGGATTGGTCTCCCGTAGTCATTCTGGGGTTGCAACAAGGCGCCACACTGCTGGGAGGCAACGGGCGTTACGGCAACTTCCGGGATGAGCGCTTCCGACGTGCGCTGGCGTTTTATGTGCATCTGGTTGACGCACGTTTGGTCCCGCGCTCTGGTGCTACGCAGCTGGGCAACCTGTACCATGAGTTTGCTCGGGGACAACTGGCGATGTTTTGGAGTGGCCCTTGGAGTGTGGGAGAGTTGCGGGCGCGGTTGCCCGATTCACTGGCGCTGCGTTGGGCAACCGCGCCGCTACCTGGACCTGAGGGGCCGGGTGTTTCGTTGGCTGGTGGATCAAGCCTGGTCATTTTCCAAAATACCCGTAATCTAGAAGCGGCTTGGGCCTTGGTGCGGTTTTGGGCACAGCCAGAAGTGCAGCTGCAGTTTTATAGGCTAACTGGCAATCTGCCACCACGTCGCTCGGTGTGGCAGCAAGCAATCCTGCAGCGTGACCAGCAGCTTGAAGGTTTTTGGCAGCAGCTCGAGCGGATCGAGCCGTTGCCAGCTGTCCCAGAATGGGAAGCGATTGCAGCTCGCATTCATTACTACGCCGAAGCCACGGCAAGTGGTCTTTTGGGACTCGACGAAGCCCTAGCACGCCTGGATCAGGAGGTAGACCGGATACTGGAAAAAAGACGTCGGATAGCCACCGTACCGCGATGAAGCGCTCCTGGACTGAGTTGCGAGCTGCTACTTGGTTTTTAGCCCCAGCGCTGGCGGTGGTGTTGCTTTTTTTGTTTTTGCCGGCTCTTGCTGCCTGGATGCTTAGCCTAACGGATTTTGATCTCTACACCTTTGCCGAGCCGGCAGCCCTTCGATGGGTAGGATTACGCAATTACCTGGCTTTGTTGCAAGACGGGCGCTTTTGGAAAGCACTGCAAAATACCCTGATTTTTGTGGGTCTGGGCGGACTGCTTACGCTCTGCTTAGCCCTTGGGGCTGCCTTGTGGATTCATCAACGATTTGTGCGTTGGAAAGCTTTCTGGCGTATGGTCTACTTTGCGCCTGTTGTGACTTCGCTAGTGGCTGTGGCTATCGTGTGGCGTTACCTCCTGCACGCGCGCTATGGCTTAGCAAATCAAGCGCTTGCTTGGTTAGGGCTGCCACCCATCGACTGGCTAGGGGATCCACAGTGGGCACTTCCCGCACTCATCTTGATGGCGGTGTGGAAAAACTACGGGTATGATTTGCTCATTTTTTTGGCTGCACTGCAGGCTATCCCTGAAGAGCTTTATGATGCTGCCCGAATGGACGGGGCCAGCGTGTGGCAACAGCTGCGCTACGTGACGCTGCCTGCCCTCCGTCCGATGATTGCCTTGGCTGGACTCATTACGGCCAATGGCTACCTGCAAGTTTTTGCCGAGCCGTACGTGATGACGCAGGGTGGTCCGCTAGACGCCACGCTAACGCTGGTGCTTTTGCTCTACGAGCAGGGTTTCCGGTGGTGGCGATTAGGCTATGCGGCTGCCTTGGCCTTCGTGCTGTTTGTCTTGATGCTCGGCCTTTCCTGGATGCTCTGGCGTCAACATAGGTCATGAATTACCGCTGGATACGCTTAGGCCATCACCTTCTGGGCTATGCGGGGCTCGTCCTGCTCGCTATGTGGACGCTGCTGCCCCTGGGATGGATGGTTGCCGTTTCGCTTATGCCTTCTGGTGCAGCCAGCACCTCTCCGGTTCCCTTGTGGCCCGATACCCCTACACTGGTCCAGTACGCAACCCTTTTTGCCCACTTTCACATGGCCCGCTACTTGGCCAACAGCCTGCTCATTTCGGGAAGTATTACGCTAGGAGCCCTGTTGCTTAACGCCATGGCAGGCTATGCCTTTGCCGTGTTGCGTTTTCGTGGTAGGGAAGCGCTGCTGCGCTTGCTGCTTATGGCCTTACTCATTCCCATCCACATCACCATCTTGCCGCTTTTTTTGATGCTGCGGGCTATGGGGCTAATCAATTCGTACCTCGGCGTCATCCTGCCTAACCTGGCCAGCGTGCTGGGCATTTTCTTGATGTATCAGTTTATGCGCACCTTACCGTTGAGCCTAATTGAAGCTGCGCGAATGGATGGCGCTTCAGAGTTTCAAATCTTCTGGCGCGTGGCCTTGCCGCTTAGCCGTCCCATGCTGGCGTCGGTTGGGATGCTTACGTTTTTGGGGGCTTGGAATGACTTTCTGTGGCCATTGGTAGTGCTGACGCAGCACACGCACTACACGTTGCCGGTTGCATTAGCCAACTTAGCGGGCGAGCACGTGCAAGACGTCGAGCTGATGATGGCTGGGTCGGTTGTCACCATCCTGCCAGTCCTGTTGTTGTTTCTGGGGTTGCAGCGGTTTTATCTCCCTGTACTGCTTCGGAGTGGTCTAGCCGGATAAACCCATGTTGTTTGCTTTACCTCAGTGGCTTGATGAGGCCAATTGGATCAACCGCAGCGGTTGGCTGCTCCGTCAAGGAAAGCTTTGGAGCTTTTTGGGTGATGATGGCGGGGGTGGTCTAGGCTGGGAACAAATGCTGCTCACGCGCTGGCATCCAGATCCGGCTGCGCCAGAAGTAGGGTATTTTTTCTACATACGGGATTTGGAAACGAGGCGGTACTGGTCGGCCGGATTGCGTCCAAGCGGCTGGCAGCCGGAAACGTACACCCTCTACCAAGGACCAGAATGCTGGCGGCTGGTGCGTCAGGATGGGGGCCTTGAGCTTATGCTGGAGGTGTGGCTGTGCGAAATGATGGAAGTGCGGCGGCTGCGGCTCATCAACCACACCAGCTGCACCCGCCACCTTGAAGTGACCAGCTATGCCGAGCCTGTACTGGCCGATCCTTACGTTGACGCATGTCACCCTGCGTTTGGGAAGCTTTTTATGCAGACGGCCGCCCTTCCTGATGGACTGGCAGTTTGGCGCCGCGCGCGCAGTCCTGAAGAGCCCAGTAGGACGCTGGTCCATTTAATCTACGGTCACGAGGGCAAACTAACCTGGGAGACCGATCGACGGCGTTTTTTAGGACGCGGGCACACACTAAGGATACCGGAGGCGCTCTCAGGACCGTTTCGGCTGAGCGAAACTACCGGCAATGTGCTTGATCCGATTTTGTGTTTACGCACCCAGATCGTGCTTAGGCCTCAAGGCAGCAAAGAATTACATTTTGGCATGGGCATGCTTGAAGATCACTATGCACTGCCCGTACACCTTGAGCAGTTCCGCTGCAGCCTAACGCAGCTTGGCCCGTCGCGCAAAGGACAACGCCGTAAAATTTTTGCTGCAGTGCAGCATTTTCGGTCCGCTCCTTATCGAAGCGCAACACCGGAAGGCGTCGGGCCGCTTCCAACAGCGCCGCTGGTTTACGACAACGGCTGGGGGGGATTTACAGAGACGGGCGATGCATACGTGGTGCGCTTAAGGCCTAAGACTGAGGGCACCCTAGCGCTGCCACCAATGCCCTGGGTGAATGTGGTGGCTAACGAACAGGCGGGTTTCATCGTGACCGAGCGGGGGGGAGGCTACACCTGGACGCGAAATAGCCGGACAAATCGGCTGACGCCTTGGTACAACGATCCAGTGGCTGACCCTTGCGGCGAAGCATTGTATCTGCGCGACGAGGTGGTAGGCGTCTATTGGTCACCACTTCCGGCACCGGCTCCTGTCGCAGCACCGTATGAGGTAACGCATGGCATGGGCTACACCCGCTTTCGGCATCACAGCCAAGCACTAGCGCAGGAAGTTTGCTGCTTTGTGCCCCGAGGCGCTCCTGTTAAGCTGATTTGCCTGCGCCTGCACAATCAAAGCCTGCAGCCACGCCTGCTTTCGGTTTTTTATGTAGCCCGTTGGGTGTTGGGCGAAACGCTGAGCGATCGCGCCGGCATACGCACCCGCTACTCCCCGACGAATCGGATGATCCTGGCGGAAAAAGAAGGCCGTCCAGTAGCATTTATGGCTTGCGCTGCCCCAGAAGCAGCTGCTGTGTGGGCTAGCGGCGACGGCCGCAGCTTTTTTGGTGCTGCAGGTCGACCTGAAGCGCCAGAAGCGCTGACGCACCACAGGCATCTTAAGGCTCGTTTTGGAGACAGCCTAGATCCCTGCGCAGCCCTGCAGGTGCAGTTGTCCTTGAGCCCAGGAGCGCAGGCCGAGGTCATCTTTTTGCTAGGTGAAGCCGTAAGCCAAGCCGAGGCTGGACGTTTAGCTCAGGCCTACAGCCAACCGGAGCAAGTTGCGCAGGCTTTAGCGGAAGTGCAGCAGTTCTGGGCAGAACTCCGTGGGCATCTCCAGGTGCAAACCCCTTGTGCAGCGCTCAATCTGATGGCCAATGGCTGGCTACTGTATCAAACCGTCAGTTGTCGGCTTTGGGCGCGTTCTTCGTACTATCAGGCCGGCGGTGCGTTTGGCTTTCGGGACCAGCTGCAAGATGCTGCCGCCTTGGTGTATGTACGCCCGGATTGGACGCGACAGCAGCTTTTGCTGCATGCAGCCCATCAATTCCCCGAGGGCGACGTGCTGCACTGGTGGCATCCCGAAGGCCTAGGCGTGCGCACCCTATTTTCAGATGACCGGCTCTGGCTTCCCTATCTTGCACTGCACTACCTGCAAGTAACCGGCGATGAAGCACTGCTGGAGGTGCCTGTGCCGTTCGTGCAAGGACCGCTGCTGCCGCCAGGAGTAACCGAGCAGATCGTGCACCCAACAGCAGGGCCGGTTGCGTCATTTTTTGAGCACTGCCTGCGAGCTATTGATTGCTCCTTAGAAACAGGCCCGCACGGCCTGCCCCTTATGGGTAGCGGCGACTGGAATGACGGCATGAGCCGCATAGGCATCGAAGGGCGTGGCGAAAGCGTCTGGTTAGGATTTTTGCTCTATGCTGTGCTGGATGGATTTATTCCCTTGTGTAAGCAACGGGGTGAACAGGAGCGGGCAGCTCGCTACCAGGTTCATCGCGAGCAGCTCCGGCAGGCTTTGGAGGCGGCTGGGTGGGATGGCGCCTGGTACCGGAGGGCCTACTTTGACGATGGAACCCCGCTAGGCACTCGGGAAGGACCAGCTTGCCAAATTGATGCCCTGGTTCAGGCATGGGCAGTACTCTCGGGGGTAGCTTCACGCGAACGCGCACAGCAGGCATTTGCCGCTGTAGAAACCTATCTGATCGATCCTGCTGCGCGACTTGTGCGGCTACTGACCCCACCTTTTGAGGATATGCACCCACATCCAGGCTACATCCAGGGATACATCCCCGGCGTTCGCGAAAACGGTGGCCAGTATACCCACGCTGCCTTGTGGGTTGTGCAGGCACTGGCCCGGATGGGACAGCTGGATCGGGCGACCGAGCTGCTGACGTGGATTAGCCCCGTAACGCGGACAAAAACACCCGACGACCTCGGGTGCTACCAAGTAGAACCCTATGTTTTAGCAGCCGACATTTATGCCGAACCGCCGCACACAGGACGTGGCGGCTGGACCTGGTATACTGGATCGGCGGGCTGGATGTACCGCGTGCTCCTTGAAGAGATCATCGGCTTTGGCATCGAGGCAGGTCGCTGGCTGACGTTGCGCCTAAGCTGGCCCAAGGCATGGCCAGGCTATCGGCTCACCTATCGGCACCCCCAAAGTAACACAGAATACCACATCGAGGCCCGTCGCGAAGGCACACAACCCCACGTCTGGCTGGATGGCCAAGCTTTGCGTTTTGCGTCAACCCACGTGCGGATTCCCCTAGTTCAGGATGGCGCTAGCCACCATGTAGTGCTTACCCTTCCTGTGATCTAAGACACTCGGAGAACAGCACCGCTGCGACTGCAAAAGCTCCACAACACGCGGGCGCTAAGCATTTAGGCTCAAAGCCGAGATGGACTACCTGCGTCAGCATCAAAAGGCACGGGTTTAAACAATGGTAGCGAGGCGTGCTTCCAGAACCGGGCGCAAAACGCGCCAAACATTTTCGGCTACAATACGCTGGCCCTGGGCCTTAGGATGGATCCCGTCAGCTTGGTTCAGCTCTGGGACGCCGCCCACGCCCTCAAGCAGGAAAGGAATCAGGTGTGCACGGTTTGCCCGAGCCAAATCGGGATAAATTGCCTGAAATGCCGCAGTGTAGTCTGGGCCCAAGTTTGGGGGCATCTGCATACCGGCTAAGATAATGTCCGCTTCTGGATAGCGATCCCGCACTTTGTCGATGATGCCTTGCAGATTACGTCGCGTGATCTCTGGATCAATGCCGCGCAGGCCGTCGTTGGCCCCTAACTCCAGGATAAGGATATCGATGCGTTCTCGGAGGAGCCAGTCGATGCGGCGCAGGCCTCCGGCCGATGTTTCGCCACTAACGCCAGCATTGAGGATGCGCACGGGCCAGCCTAGCGAATCGACCTTGCGTTGGAGCAGTGCCGGAAAGGCTTCGGCTGGTGAAAGGCCATAGCCAGCTGCCAGGCTGTTGCCCAGCACAAGCACCGTGATCACCTGCCTGGTTTGCAGCGTATCGGTAGGTTGCGTTGCCAGGGTATCGGTCTGTGTTTCGGACTGCACGGCAGGTCCTGAAGCCCGGCGGCAAGCTGCTATCCCCAGAACTATCAGAAGCCAAAGCGTTATAACAGACACTTTACGGCCCATGTCGATATCATGATGTTACAGGTTGCGCATCTGACCAAAACCTTCCAGAGCGGCTCGCGGGTGCTGACCGTTTTAGAGGACGTTTCATTTAGCGTG
This sequence is a window from Rhodothermus bifroesti. Protein-coding genes within it:
- a CDS encoding arylesterase; translated protein: MGRKVSVITLWLLIVLGIAACRRASGPAVQSETQTDTLATQPTDTLQTRQVITVLVLGNSLAAGYGLSPAEAFPALLQRKVDSLGWPVRILNAGVSGETSAGGLRRIDWLLRERIDILILELGANDGLRGIDPEITRRNLQGIIDKVRDRYPEADIILAGMQMPPNLGPDYTAAFQAIYPDLARANRAHLIPFLLEGVGGVPELNQADGIHPKAQGQRIVAENVWRVLRPVLEARLATIV
- a CDS encoding GH36-type glycosyl hydrolase domain-containing protein, with the protein product MLFALPQWLDEANWINRSGWLLRQGKLWSFLGDDGGGGLGWEQMLLTRWHPDPAAPEVGYFFYIRDLETRRYWSAGLRPSGWQPETYTLYQGPECWRLVRQDGGLELMLEVWLCEMMEVRRLRLINHTSCTRHLEVTSYAEPVLADPYVDACHPAFGKLFMQTAALPDGLAVWRRARSPEEPSRTLVHLIYGHEGKLTWETDRRRFLGRGHTLRIPEALSGPFRLSETTGNVLDPILCLRTQIVLRPQGSKELHFGMGMLEDHYALPVHLEQFRCSLTQLGPSRKGQRRKIFAAVQHFRSAPYRSATPEGVGPLPTAPLVYDNGWGGFTETGDAYVVRLRPKTEGTLALPPMPWVNVVANEQAGFIVTERGGGYTWTRNSRTNRLTPWYNDPVADPCGEALYLRDEVVGVYWSPLPAPAPVAAPYEVTHGMGYTRFRHHSQALAQEVCCFVPRGAPVKLICLRLHNQSLQPRLLSVFYVARWVLGETLSDRAGIRTRYSPTNRMILAEKEGRPVAFMACAAPEAAAVWASGDGRSFFGAAGRPEAPEALTHHRHLKARFGDSLDPCAALQVQLSLSPGAQAEVIFLLGEAVSQAEAGRLAQAYSQPEQVAQALAEVQQFWAELRGHLQVQTPCAALNLMANGWLLYQTVSCRLWARSSYYQAGGAFGFRDQLQDAAALVYVRPDWTRQQLLLHAAHQFPEGDVLHWWHPEGLGVRTLFSDDRLWLPYLALHYLQVTGDEALLEVPVPFVQGPLLPPGVTEQIVHPTAGPVASFFEHCLRAIDCSLETGPHGLPLMGSGDWNDGMSRIGIEGRGESVWLGFLLYAVLDGFIPLCKQRGEQERAARYQVHREQLRQALEAAGWDGAWYRRAYFDDGTPLGTREGPACQIDALVQAWAVLSGVASRERAQQAFAAVETYLIDPAARLVRLLTPPFEDMHPHPGYIQGYIPGVRENGGQYTHAALWVVQALARMGQLDRATELLTWISPVTRTKTPDDLGCYQVEPYVLAADIYAEPPHTGRGGWTWYTGSAGWMYRVLLEEIIGFGIEAGRWLTLRLSWPKAWPGYRLTYRHPQSNTEYHIEARREGTQPHVWLDGQALRFASTHVRIPLVQDGASHHVVLTLPVI
- a CDS encoding extracellular solute-binding protein codes for the protein MQLTFWAFGREGAQVAPLLESFEAAHPGIQVSLQQIPWSAAYEKLVTAYVGGQLPDVAQIGNSWLPQFAALQALVELTPWVVRDRLDTADYFSGIWATNRLPQGLYGLPWYVDTRVLFYRTDLLKQAGYATMPQTWAGWERLLHRLVAPPVNARFALALLPDWSPVVILGLQQGATLLGGNGRYGNFRDERFRRALAFYVHLVDARLVPRSGATQLGNLYHEFARGQLAMFWSGPWSVGELRARLPDSLALRWATAPLPGPEGPGVSLAGGSSLVIFQNTRNLEAAWALVRFWAQPEVQLQFYRLTGNLPPRRSVWQQAILQRDQQLEGFWQQLERIEPLPAVPEWEAIAARIHYYAEATASGLLGLDEALARLDQEVDRILEKRRRIATVPR
- the bglX gene encoding beta-glucosidase BglX, which encodes MLRLYLVLLLTLIGFTTARAQSLEKAREDSLIEALLARMTLEEKLGQLTLYNGGLAQTGPVVMTADPDAVRRGRVGAVMNLFGAEATCALQRQAVEESRLGIPLLFALDVIHGFRTIFPVPLAEAATFDPQLAEQTARVAALEASAAGLHWTFAPMVDIARDARWGRIVEGSGEDPYLGSLMAAARVRGFQGKDLREPSTIMACAKHFVAYGGAEGGRDYNTVDLSERTLREVYLPPFEAAVRAGALSVMSAFNEIGGIPASADRRLLTDVLRGEWGFEGLVVSDYTAIWELLFHGIAADSAEAGRKALVAGVDMDMVSGIYVHKLAEEVRSGRLPEAVVDEAVRRVLRVKYRLGLFEDPYRYCRDPERERRLLLAAEHRRLAREVATKAIVLLKNEGNLLPLADTLRTLAVIGALATDSASVLGPWAATGRPGEAVTILEGLRAALPQTRVLYAPGYPEAPPGGFQEIVATALSPDTSRFAEAVAVAAQADVVLLVLGEHRELSGEAASRASVALPGAQEALARRILATGKPVVVVLMNGRPLAIPYLAEAAPAILETWFLGSEMGNAVADVLLGRASPGGRLPVSFPRATGQEPLYYNHKPTGRPPRAEEKYTSKYLDVHWSPLYPFGYGLTYTTFAYRNLRLSSSRLGLQDTLRLTVEVTNTGTRAGEEVVQLYVRDEAASVTRPVRELKGFQRVALAPGETKTVTFELPVEALRFWGLENRWVVEPGWFTLQVGPSSAEGLEARFEVLAQSTIRSR
- a CDS encoding carbohydrate ABC transporter permease translates to MNYRWIRLGHHLLGYAGLVLLAMWTLLPLGWMVAVSLMPSGAASTSPVPLWPDTPTLVQYATLFAHFHMARYLANSLLISGSITLGALLLNAMAGYAFAVLRFRGREALLRLLLMALLIPIHITILPLFLMLRAMGLINSYLGVILPNLASVLGIFLMYQFMRTLPLSLIEAARMDGASEFQIFWRVALPLSRPMLASVGMLTFLGAWNDFLWPLVVLTQHTHYTLPVALANLAGEHVQDVELMMAGSVVTILPVLLLFLGLQRFYLPVLLRSGLAG
- a CDS encoding glucoamylase family protein; its protein translation is MKRFPWGWIGVLLVGLGGMGCRLEHDSPQASDAFLDTLQARTFAFFWETAHPETGLIPDRWPTPSFSSIAAVGFGLSGYLVGVERGYITRQQAAERIYRTLRFLWEAPQGPAASGTAGYKGFFYHFLEMDTGHRFRDVELSSIDTALLMAGVLATQVYFDGSDTLEVAIRAYADSLFQRVEWDWMQPRAPLIAMGWYPERGYHTHDYTGYSEAMLLYVLALGSPTFPVAPQAWQAWTQTYQWGTFYGQTFVQYSPLFTHQYSHVWIDFRGIQDAYMRQKGIDYFENSRRATLAQRAYAIDNPGRWQGYGPDLWGLTACDGPIDTTLVLSGQERTFRSYAARGASLVYVLDDGTLAPTAVGGSLPFTPELALAALQTMKARYGEALWGQYGFLDAFNPTFQVTDVPLKHGRVIPGLGWFDTDYLGIDQGPILLMAENYRSELLWRLMRQSPYVVQGLQRAGFTGGWLEEITLPELRVVIHNRQE
- a CDS encoding carbohydrate ABC transporter permease; translation: MKRSWTELRAATWFLAPALAVVLLFLFLPALAAWMLSLTDFDLYTFAEPAALRWVGLRNYLALLQDGRFWKALQNTLIFVGLGGLLTLCLALGAALWIHQRFVRWKAFWRMVYFAPVVTSLVAVAIVWRYLLHARYGLANQALAWLGLPPIDWLGDPQWALPALILMAVWKNYGYDLLIFLAALQAIPEELYDAARMDGASVWQQLRYVTLPALRPMIALAGLITANGYLQVFAEPYVMTQGGPLDATLTLVLLLYEQGFRWWRLGYAAALAFVLFVLMLGLSWMLWRQHRS